A part of Aspergillus flavus chromosome 5, complete sequence genomic DNA contains:
- a CDS encoding putative AP-2 adaptor complex subunit MU (unnamed protein product), with translation MLSGILIFNQKGENLIFRAFRNDCRPRLADIFRIQVISNPQVRSPILTLGSTTFSHVKHENIYLVAVTKSNANAALVFEFLYRLVMLGKSYFGKFDEEAVKNNFVLVYELLDEILDFGYPQNTETDTLKMYITTEGVKSAIVNNPTDSSRITMQATGALSWRRSDIKYRKNEAFVDVIEDVNLLMSATGTVLRADVNGQIVMRAYLSGTPECKFGLNDRLLLDTDAAGGSESGQRGMTTKGTRAAAGSVTLEDCQFHQCVKLGRFDADRIISFVPPDGEFELMRYRATENVNLPFKVHPIVREVGTTKVEYSVAIKANYSSKLFATNVVIRIPTPLNTAKTTERTSQGRAKYEPEHNNIVWKIARFSGGSEYVLTAEATLTSMTHQKAWSRPPLSLSFSLLMFTSSGLLVRYLKVFEKSNYSSVKWVRYMTRAGSYEIRCVLCQPSSLISSHYHCVQY, from the exons ATGCTCTCCGGTATCCTAATTTTCAACCAAAAAGGCGAAAACCTCATCTTCCGTGCCTTCCGCAATGACTGCCGCCCCCGGTTGGCCGACATCTTCCGCATCCAAGTCATCTCCAACCCGCAAGTTCGCTCGCCCATTCTCACGCTAGGATCCACGACGTTCAGCCATGTGAAGCACGAAAATATCTATCTGGTAGCGGTGACCAAGAGCAACGCCAATGCGGCTCTCGTGTTCGAGTTTTTGTATCGGTTGGTGATGCTGGGGAAGAGCTACTTTGGGAAATTCGACGAGGAGGCGGTTAAGAATAATTTCGTTTTGGTTTATGAGCTGCTGGATG AGATCCTCGACTTCGGATACCCCCAAAACACGGAAACAGACACTCTGAAGATGTACATCACGACGGAGGGAGTCAAATCCGCCATCGTCAACAACCCCACCGACTCAAGCCGCATCACCATGCAAGCCACCGGCGCGCTCTCCTGGCGCCGCTCCGATATCAAATACCGCAAGAACGAGGCCTTTGTTGACGTGATCGAAGATGTCAATCTTTTAATGTCCGCGACTGGCACCGTACTCCGCGCCGACGTCAACGGCCAGATCGTCATGCGCGCCTACCTCTCCGGCACACCGGAGTGCAAGTTCGGCCTCAACGATCGCCTACTGCTCGACACTGATGCGGCTGGTGGCTCAGAGTCCGGTCAACGGGGCATGACAACGAAGGGAACTCGCGCCGCGGCGGGCTCCGTCACACTTGAGGACTGTCAATTCCACCAGTGCGTGAAACTGGGCCGGTTCGACGCAGACCGCATCATCTCGTTCGTTCCGCCGGACGGCGAGTTCGAGCTCATGCGATACCGCGCGACGGAGAACGTAAACCTCCCGTTCAAGGTGCATCCCATCGTGAGGGAAGTGGGTACGACGAAGGTCGAATACAGCGTCGCCATCAAGGCGAACTATAGCTCGAAACTCTTCGCGACGAACGTCGTCATTCGCATCCCGACGCCGCTCAACACAGCCAAAACCACCGAACGCACCAGTCAAGGCCGCGCCAAATACGAACCCGAACACAACAACATTGTCTGGAAGATCGCCCGTTTCTCTGGTGGAAGCGAGTACGTGCTCACGGCCGAGGCAACGCTCACCAGCATGACACATCAGAAGGCTTGGAGCCGGCCGCCGCTCAGTCTCTCGTTCAGCCTTCTCATGTTCACGAGTAGCGGACTGTTGGTCCGGTATCTCAAGGTCTTTGAGAAGAGCAACTATAGCAGTGTGAAGTGGGTACGGTATATGACTCGAGCAGGAAGTTACGAAATTCGGTGCGTTCTTTGTCAACCCTCCAGCCTTATCTCATCTCACTACCATTGTGTCCAATACTAA
- a CDS encoding Golgin subfamily A member 7/ERF4 family-domain-containing protein, whose amino-acid sequence MPESAGNHGSPEAQSIRPPDRAHLSQDPVVDRSNPLDERPRHIQSQASLRSQAQIASIPSHTGQHPGGENDVAEELAWGPAHPCYPHINPHVSVRSQEYHTTRIIRIRRDWMVRGDLAPTFSNLYPEILDPLLPEQEFRRIIATVNDKLVKAFDPFSLRNWIDGALALLTGWIWEDIGATGVKSQLKQIEDWVDNWNREVGAKDGVYIWSLRRTAYMSLDIQIPDPKVGIIPSERGPSLPGTRPSSGVV is encoded by the coding sequence ATGCCAGAATCGGCGGGAAATCATGGGAGTCCGGAGGCACAAAGTATTCGTCCGCCCGACCGGGCACATCTGAGTCAAGACCCCGTGGTCGACCGATCGAACCCCCTCGACGAGCGCCCCCGACATATTCAATCACAGGCCTCTCTGCGGTCGCAAGCACAGATTGCTTCGATACCGTCACATACAGGGCAACATCCTGGTGGCGAAAACGATGTGGCAGAGGAGTTAGCTTGGGGACCAGCCCATCCGTGTTACCCTCATATTAACCCGCATGTATCAGTGAGATCCCAGGAGTACCATACGACACGCATTATTCGGATTCGGCGAGACTGGATGGTTAGGGGAGATCTGGCCCCGACGTTTTCCAACCTGTATCCGGAGATTCTCGATCCGTTACTGCCTGAGCAGGAATTCCGCAGGATTATTGCTACGGTCAATGACAAGCTTGTGAAGGCATTCGATCCATTCAGCCTTCGAAACTGGATAGATGGAGCACTGGCGTTGCTGACTGGCTGGATCTGGGAGGATATAGGGGCCACGGGAGTCAAAAGCCAGCTCAAGCAAATAGAAGACTGGGTGGACAATTGGAACCGTGAGGTCGGCGCAAAGGACGGGGTATATATCTGGAGCCTTCGACGGACGGCTTACATGTCGTTGGACATACAGATTCCCGACCCCAAGGTTGGCATCATTCCCAGTGAGCGTGGGCCATCACTGCCCGGGACTCGACCGAGCAGTGGTGTGGTCTAA